The genomic window GCTGCTTGCATCTGCAAGGGCCCGCGCCGCCGAGTTCGAGTCAAAGAGCGGAAACGCGGAAGACGACGTGGACTCTGACGGCTCTGACGAGGAGGATGGCGCTTCAGGCGTTCGCAAGGACTCGTCGAGAAAGCAGTTCGACAAGATCTACAAGCAAGTGGTTGACTCCGCCGACGTCGTCCTCTATGTACTGGATGCCCGAGACCCCATAGGAACACGGTCCAAAGACGTGGAGCAGCTGGTTATGTCGGCCGATGGAGGCAGCAAGCGTCTTATCTTCATCTTGAACAAGATAGATCTGGTACCGCCTCCGGTCCTCCGCCAGTGGCTCATCAACCTGCGCCGATCCTTCCCCACCCTTCCACTGCGCGCCTCGAAACCTGCGCCAAACGCGAAGGTCTTCGAGCACAAGGACCTCACCATGAAGGGCACATCCGAGACACTGTTCAAGGCGCTGAAGACTTTCGCCGAGTCTCGGCAGCTCAAGCGCTCTGTCAAGGTCGGTATCATCGGCTATCCCAACGTAGGTAAATCATCAGTCATCAATGCATTGGCTCAGAGAATGGGTGGCCGGGTTGGCGCATGTCCTACGGGTGCGGAGGCTGGTGTCACTACAAGCCTGAGGGAAGTCAAGCTGGACAACAAGCTCAAGCTGCTCGATTCGCCTGGTATTGTCTTCCCCAACGACCCAGAAGGCACGAAGGAGAGCAAGGTACAGCAGCAGGCTCGACGCATCTTGCTGAACGCTGTGCCGCCCAAGGAGATCGAGGACCCTGTGCCAGCAGTCTCCTTACTGCTCAAGAGGCTTTCGGCATCAGAAGAGCTCTTTGGAAAGCTCATGGAAGTCTATGATCTGCCTGCTCTCAACGGTGTTGGTAAGGACAAGACGACCGATTTCTTGGTACAAGTCGCACGTAAGAGGGGGAGACTGGGCAAGGGCGGCGTTCCCAACCTTTACAGCTCGGCGCAGACTGTTATCAACGATTGGAGAGATGGACGTATTCAGGGTTGGACAGACCCATCCAAGTACAAGCCTGCTGAGCCGACCGCCACGAACAAGACCGCACCTGCTCTGAAGACTGCCGGTCTTGTTGGAGACCAGAAGGAGATTGTGAAGGAATGGGCTGCCGAGTTCAAGCTGGACGGTCTCTGGGGCGATGAACCAGATGCGACCGAAGCCATGGAGGAGTAGAGCATCTTTGGACAAAATTCGTAATATGGCGAAACGGCGTTTGAACTGATAGACCTTTACGCTTTTGCTGGGTCAGGATCTCATAGGTATACATCGTGACGATACCACTGCATGTTGTTTAGAAGGTCAATCAATAGGCAACGGCCCACTTCAAACAACATGTTGAACTCGATTGCTACCTGAGCGTCATGTGGAGAGCCTTGACAATTTCGAAAAGCCCAAAGTAGCTCCAAATCTTTAGCCGATTCTGCCCATGTGCCATTCTCTGCGACATCGGACGCACCTTGCACTTTTCACTCGTCTTAAGGCGCGATTGTGAAGGCGCAGGGCTCAGGGCAGGTGTTCCGCCCCCACCGCTTCTCCGCTCTGTGCCCCACGCGCGCTTAGAGTCGGTTGAGCTGCTGACCACCGTCACTGGTAGCCTGACTGCTCCAGATACAAATACTAAATCTGCCCACACAAGAGCACGAATCCTTCGCAAAGCATCACAATGAGTTCTTCAAGGGGTCTTCAGTCTATCCGTCCAGTTTCCAAGACCTTCAATGCGCTGCCAGCTGCATACGCTGGCGCGCAGGTCGCGTCCAGACGGCACGCAGGAACCATCGCAAACTTTAAAATCCCCACGATCAACAACGAGCCCAACGTGAGTTCCGAACATGGATATTTCCATATGGGAGGGAGGATCTAACGTGGATTATAGCAACACTACTCGAAAGGCTCAGTGGACAGGCAAAAGTTGCAAGATGCTATCGCAGCCTTGAAGAAGAGGGGAGCTATCCAGGTACCGCTTGCCATTGGAGGCGAACACGTAGGTTTTTCTGATGTGTCGGTGCTTTGATTGTCGATGCTGACCGAATCCAGATCAATAACTCCTCCATCCTCACTCAGCACGATCCGTCGTCCCACGCCGATGTAGTCGCAAAGTACTCCAACGCCAGCACAGCAGACGTCAAGACGGCCATCAATGCAGCCCTCGAGGCAAAAGCAGAATGGGAGGCTCTACCCTTCGCCGATCGTGCTTCGATCTTCCTGAAGGCAGCCGACCTCGTGTCCAGCAAGTACCGATACGAGATCATGGCGGCAACTATGGTCGGCCAGGGCAAGAACGCGTGGCAGGCCGAAATCGATTCAGCAGCCGAGCTGTGCGATTTCCTGAGGTTCAATGTCAAATATGCCGAGGACACATACGGCCACCAGCCCACACACAACTCGCCAGGCGTCTGGAACCGTGTCGAGTACCGACCTCTTGAGGGCTTTGTGTACGCCGTATCGCCCTTCAACTTCACGGCTATCGGCGGCAACCTccctgctgctccagcaCTCATGGGCAACGTTGTGGTTTGGAAGCCATCTCCTTCCGCCATTGCCTCGAACTGGCTCTTGTACCAGATCCTCATCGAAGCCGGCCTTCCCCCAAACGTCATCCAGTGGGTCCCTGGTGATGCGGTCGAAGTGACTAAAGAAGTTCTGTCCCACCGACAATTCGCTGCCCTCCACTACACAGGTAGCACGGCAGTCTTCCGTCAGCTGTACGGCACGATCGCAAACGGTGTCGCCGACGGCAAATACCAGAGCTACCCTCGCATTGTCGGCGAGACTGGAGGCAAGAACTTCCACTTGGTCCACCCCAACGTCGACGTGAAGAACGCCGCGATCCAGACTGTCCGCGGTGCTTTTGAGTACCAAGGTCAGAAGTGCAGTGCGTGCTCGCGCCTGTACGTCCCTAAATCTGTATGGCCCGAATTTCAGAAGACCCTGGTCGCAGAGACGGAGGCTCTTAAGATCGGTGAGCCTTCTCAGTTCGAGAATTTCATAGGCCCTGTCATCCACGAGGCCAGCTTCAAGAAGCTTTCTGGTGTTATTGACGAAGCCAAGAACGACAGCGAACTTGAGCTCGTCGTTGGTGGCAAGTACGACAGCAGCAAGGGTTACTACATCCACCCCACCATCTACAAAACCTCCAACCCTAACCATCCTCTTTTGTCGCGTGAGCTTTTCGGGCCCGTCCTCGTTGCGTACGTCTACGACGATGCTGCCCCTGATGCTTTCGAGAAGATCATCAAGCAGATCGATGATACCTCCGAGTACGCTTTGACTGGAGCTGTCTTTGCCAAGGAGAGGAAGGATCTCAATTTTGCTGAAAACAAGCTGAGGAACGCTGCCGGTAACTTCTACCTCAACTGCAAGTGTACTGGAGCAGTTGTTGGCCAGCAGCCCTTCGGTGGATCAAGGGCCAGTGGCACTAACGACAAGGCCGGTAGCGCTACTCTGCTCTCCCGCTTCGTCAACATGAGGGCGATCAAGGAGGAGTTCGTTGCAACCGAGAAGGTCGCGTACCCCAGCAATGAGGTGTAAAATGCCGATAAGCGATGACTGCGTTGGAAGTTGACTTGTGGCGCAATTTAGATTTTGAGCGTTTCGTAAGGCGTTTTGGGTGAACCTGTACGGGATTTACGGGTAACTATATCTACAGAAGCTAGAAGGCAAATACGGTGTTAGGATATGAGAACAGTACGATGACAGCAGAATTTGCAACGCACTTACGACAATACACAAAAGTTATCAGAACAACATCGAGCCTCGGCCCAGTAGCTCTTCTGGACTGGGTAATCTTATTCTGTTTTTGATGAATCGTAAAAGTCCCCACCCGCTCGGGAGCCCCGTTTGCTAATGGCCTGCTAGCCGGACCTTATTTGAGCCGCCTCGTCAAAGCTTGAAGATTTTGATGGATGGTAAATGAGCTTCAAATCAAACACGATGGCTGTGCAAGTTATCGCCTGTGCAAGCTTCGCGCGGGCATTACACAATGAAAGTCAACACCACCGTGATCTGGTGGTCTGCGAAAAGAAAGCGAGAATGGCACCTCCCTTTTGTGATCTCGAGCATGCCGTAATCGGTTCTTGTTATCGACTCCGAGATCACTGCCCAAGGCTGCCAAGCTTTCGACCTCCTTCGAAACTCCACATATATTCTGATGTGGGCTGGCCAGCATTGCGCGCACATACATGGTACTTTACGATAGCCCAGTTGTGCAAGCAATGACTCCCCACCTAATCCTTCGCAGCGTCCGATCCTCCGCTGCGAGGTTGCGCACTTCAAAACACCCGAAGAAAGCAACAAGCCTCGAGTCGCGCTGCCTCGGCATCTCGGTACAAACATCACGTTTTCGGCTGCTTCAACGAAAGGCGCCTTATAATGCACGGTATGCGATCGGCACCGGGAGTCAGATGGTCTTGTAGCGCCTGAGTAACGCTGCGAAAGGCCGTCGGGTCCATTTTTCTCAGTGGCTGTTTCACGCTCCCGTCTCGCTCATTGGCTCATCTCTCTGTATTTTGAAGACTGAATGCGCAGAAGGGGTCCTTGGCATGGTCTAGTTTCGTTCCTCGGCCGAGCAACATGAAGAACTATGGGACAAGCTCTAATGATGGTGTCATCGTCGCATGGATGCCGGAGCCTCGGTGGCGTTCCATTGCTGGAATAGGAGTCTGCGCGCCTAGTGCGTGCCCCAGGTGGGTGTAAATTTCTGTGTTTGCGATGTTTATATGTGGCGTGTCCCGCTGTGATCGCCGTGACTCTGTTATTGCTGCGTTGTGCCTTCCCTTGTTcactacttagtaataatatCGCGCTCACCCTTCGCATCCTCATTCACATTCACgaacacgcacacgcactgTCATACTTCAAACCCCCATCGGAACCGAACAAAATAACAAAAATGTCTGAGAAAGCGGCTGAGCCGCAGAGCTCCACTATGGACGTGGAGTCAGGAAGAGAAGGCATTTCACATTGGAAGATGATCCTCGACCAAGGTGTCGTTACCAACGATATCGTGAACTGGAACTACGAGGGTTCCGGCACAGAAGAGGATCCGTACGCAGTCGAATGGCTACCCAACGACCCCAGGAACCCTATGACGTTTGCAAAGACCAAGAAGTGGATCATGGCTATTGCTGTCGCCAACTCGGTCCTCGTCGTGTCGTTCTGCTCTTCGGCATTCTCTGGAGGTGTCCAGCAGATCATGATCGAATTCAATGTTAGCCAGGAGATTGTTACTCTGGGTGTGTCACTCTTCGTTCTAGGCTTTGCTCTTGGACCGCTGCTATGGGCTCCCTTTTCCGAGATGTATGGACGCCAGGTTGTCTTTTTCGGTACTTACCTTTGCTTCATGGCCTTCAACGCTGCCGTCGCCGGTGCTCAGAACATCTGGTCCGTTCTCATTCTCCGATTCTTCGCTGCTGCCTTCGGATCCAGTCCTCTCACCAACGCTGGAGGTGTCATTGCCGATCTTTTCAGTGCCAACGAACGCGGTCTGGCAATGAGCATCTTCTCCGCAGCGCCATTCATGGGTCCTGTCCTTGGACCTATTATCGGAGGTTTCCTGGGTATGACTGAGGGTTGGCGTTGGGTCAACGGTCTCATGGCTATCTGGGCCGGTGGCCTTCTTATCATCACTGCATGCCTCGTTCCTGAGACCTACCCTCCTGTCTTGCTCAGAAGGCGCGCTGAGACGCTTTCCAAGTTGACCGGAAAAGTGTACAGGTCCCGCACCGACATCGACCAAGGCAAGATCTCCCTCGGCGAGGCATTTGCGACTGGCCTTAAGCGCCCATGGATTTTGCTCTTCTGTGAGCCCATTGTCCTGCTCATGTCGCTCTACCACGCCATCATCTACGGAATTCTCTACATGCTTTTCGGTGCTTTCCCTATCGTTTACCGCGTGGGCCGTGGCTGGAACGAGGGCGTCAGTGGTCTTCCCTTCGTCGCGATTGCCATTGGTGTACTACTTGCCATCACCTACGTTATCCTTGTCGACAACAAGATGTACATGAGAAAAGTCAACGAATCCGGCAAGGGATACACTACCCCTGAGGCGCGTCTGCCTATGTGCTTGGTTGGTGGCATTGTTTTGCCCATCGGTCTCTTCTGTAAGTCTCACAACCCGCAAACCTCAAATATCGTTTACTAACGTCCATCTAGGGTTCGCCTGGACAAACTCGCCGGATCTTCCTTGGGCTGCCAGCGTTTGTGCTGCCATCCCTTTCGGTTTTGGAATGGTCCTCGTCTTCCTGTCCATTCTGAACTACCTCATCGACTCCTACACCATCTTCGCTGCCTCCGTTCTGGCTGGTAACGGTATCATTCGATCTATCTTTGGTGCTGCCTTTCCTCTCTTCACAAAGCAAATGTACAACGGCCTAGGTATCCACTGGGCGTCCTCTGTCCCTGCATTCCTCGCTTTAGCCTGCATTCCGCTGCCGTTCCTCTTCTACAAGTACGGAGCTACCATCCGCAAGAAGTGCAAGTACGCCGCACAGTCCGAGGCTTTCATGGAGAAACTTCGTGGTCAGATGGCAGCACAAGCTCAAcagcaggaggctgctgccGGAGGCGACTCCCAGGAAACATCCCGTACCGCAACACTTGCAGCCGAAGAGGAGGCTGAAAACGATGCCTACCCTGACGCTACACCTCGGTTTGCTGAGATGAAGACCGAAAAGGAGACCGAGAACCCTCTTAAGAAGGTTGCAACGGGACGATCGACAAGGAGCAGGAGATCAGTCAACCCCGTGGACGAGTACTACGACAACCCGTACGAGATCGACCGTGTGCACACAAGGGAAAGCTTTGTCGGCCGCACGAGGGCCAACAGCACGAGGAGCAAGAAGTCCATGAAATAAACTCGTCTTGCATGTTGTTCGGTTTGATTGAGCGTTCTCGCATTTACAGTCGCATCGCATTGGTGGGATGATTGACATGATACCTGCATCAAATACCCTACATTTATCTATAGTTTGTAATATTCAAAAGTTTACACCTCTTCATTTTACGATCAAATAAAGCTGCAGTGTGGGTTTGGGGTGAGCTGAAAAGGATCACATTCGATTGCTgactaccgtgtccgtgcgcgcaacgaccggagtcgcgcaacgaccaaaaaccaccttaacgctcaaaattagataaggctatagagccacccacaacagctattattttgTAATTTTGTAgtatagtactaattaattacttataaaaaagatatactatttaaatttggCTAGTAACTTAACGTTGCAGCTACGTGATGTGGTTTTAAGTAGGGGAGCTAGGGACAGCAATAGGGGACTACAACCACTAACATTATCCCTAGGACTATATTTTTAacgcttttttagctaggttgcttataaagctttctttttacccttttaaggtaattatatagcttttgcagcgttaagctcttattattaatgctgctttttagccttctgtttagccttctaatttactgtattagccttctccttcttatataccaccttagctgcctcttatgctacacgcctctcctccttctccttctccttaaccagcttcttagcagctgctacttccttactagtagcttttctaagcctctcctccttctccttacgTTGTCTGACTTGCTTACAGAAGCgtgctttattaacctttctaggtaactagaacactgcaccACCATAGTACTCCTGCTATTACTgcaagtctaaggttttgctcttctttttgtgcttcttctgcgtctttagagtctttttaaggctatctatcttatgctagagaagtaaggttttaactaagatatagtagattaacgtactccacagtcaagcggatcacacgatcgagcggatcactcaaaaccccaccaaaattgcctaaaaccacaaccctttatctcaacaaccacgcaataaaatcttctaaaattttcaggacagggctgcactaatataaataagagtatttaaaagtcttagagtgctagaatctataacacagacgttattaagcaattactgttttacaggggtgtttagcactatttgcaggctatttctataactattatagctataaagctgaaatctagatatgtacttactaataactatgcaatactattctgagattttaagaagattttattgcgtggttgttgaaataaagggttgtagttttggacaattttggtggggttttgagtgatccgctcgatcgtgtgatctGCTCgactgtggagtacgttaattatcttatctttttaacgttaacgtaccccacggacAAGCCGGTCACCAGACGAGTcggtcacttttgccaagcccctaccaaactacCCTTCACATACTAAtgccttcttaacaacactatttagacgcgttaaaagaagcttagatacagcttgcgcttcaggctcttaaacaagacgtaacactctcttagtaacgcgctgcagctatctacagagtctcttaaacaacactaagcaactaatACGTaggacaacctttacgcactaattctatagctaacttacagaagctagataataataagaagaaggtaattgttaaacatgttcttaagctagacgcGTAAGGGTTTTtcccttagctcttagatgtagctactatagctaattctttgcgcgctaagtataatctaggtcctgttagcgcaaactggcctagtacgtttgttaagcggcacctagagcttatagttaagtttaattataagtataactacaagagagccctctataaggatcctaaggttctacagagctagtttagcctggtagctaacactaaagctaagtatagcatctaggataaagacacatacaactttaacaagacaggctttataataggccagatctccccaggagcagttgttacagctttagaacgacaAGGTCGGCCAAAGGCTGTCTAACCAGGCAACTaggagtgggctacggctatagtaggcattaatgccaaaggataggctattcctgccttccttatctttaaggcctactactacctctctgcctagtacaaagaagaggatctgccttaagactaggttattagagtctctgataacggctggactactaacaagcttggtctggaCTAGATAAGCCACTTTGACAGGCATATAAAGAagcgtactgttagcacctactatttgcttattattaatagttataagagccacaactctcttaaattccagcagtACTGCAAGGATAGCAAGATAATTACTCTTTACTTACCtttctacttattacaccttatacagcctcttaatatagcttattttgctgctttaaagaaggcgtataggtgctaagctaaaatacttatatataactagattaactatattataaagacagagttcctaccatgctttatacgcgcctacaacgctgcaattacttctaggaatatctagggagggttctgagGCGCTGGACTAGTCCTGTTTGACTTACAACAGGTTATAAGCAGCCTTAATGTGAAGCTGCGCAcgctattactactactacccgttaataacaagctctagcagttgcaaaccctaagtaacacccttaaactagggttgtaattaacgcttataaagacaaggattcagaggtatatagatagcttgcctacctctatagttaaagcgtttaagaaggtcttaaaggaggcagctataattgcgcacaagctagtgttagcacaacaggagattgctgagctttaagctgctaataaggcagctacataacaaaaattacataaaagaaagtaggttaaaaaagaaggtactctagtagttaaagagggctagcaATTAACAGCCctaaaagagtttagggcgcgttgtaatggtaagaaggcaaagaagcaggtgcgcgctgaagTGGGTGAGCCttcctaaaggcgctgtggacggtgtagtaagactagacataacgcgcaaacgtgtaagaaagaggtagaagtagtttctaaataatattacagactGTACTGCAGTTTGTAGTATTAATTTAGGTTGTtttaggttataatggggtggagtttggtaggggcttggcaaaagtgaccgactcgtccggtgaccggctcgtccgtggggtacgttagagtatttagagattttgtgctatagcaggttaaagtagagcgtatatttattataggaattagcgttataatatagttaatctatcctagtaaagtaacataagataagatagatagagtacttgttaataaagcaggtaacctagctcttactaactagattttaagccaCTAGTAACGCaaaattctagattatctctctagtaggtagtaagtaacaagtactaagtaactctatatactttataagctctatctcctattATAGCATTAAATGTTGCTAGTTAAtgtccttagtctcctaggagtcctaaacgtgcttgtgtctctaagctagagttacgcagttaacgctaaacctagtagcaaaATACTAATATATAAGTTTTTTGCCTAGTTTTAGCAC from Ascochyta rabiei chromosome 2, complete sequence includes these protein-coding regions:
- a CDS encoding nuclear GTP-binding protein nug1; amino-acid sequence: MKVGKPKSKRQPVRLRHKIEKASAQKQKKAKKLAKKNPEWRSKAKKDPGIPNLFPYKDKILAEVEEQRRLKEEDTVRRRELAKQQRAGGGAASDAMEDDDDEFEQFDAEGDELLAEDSDDEDSMQVDTNPMAALLASARARAAEFESKSGNAEDDVDSDGSDEEDGASGVRKDSSRKQFDKIYKQVVDSADVVLYVLDARDPIGTRSKDVEQLVMSADGGSKRLIFILNKIDLVPPPVLRQWLINLRRSFPTLPLRASKPAPNAKVFEHKDLTMKGTSETLFKALKTFAESRQLKRSVKVGIIGYPNVGKSSVINALAQRMGGRVGACPTGAEAGVTTSLREVKLDNKLKLLDSPGIVFPNDPEGTKESKVQQQARRILLNAVPPKEIEDPVPAVSLLLKRLSASEELFGKLMEVYDLPALNGVGKDKTTDFLVQVARKRGRLGKGGVPNLYSSAQTVINDWRDGRIQGWTDPSKYKPAEPTATNKTAPALKTAGLVGDQKEIVKEWAAEFKLDGLWGDEPDATEAMEE
- a CDS encoding L-glutamate gamma-semialdehyde dehydrogenase produces the protein MSSSRGLQSIRPVSKTFNALPAAYAGAQVASRRHAGTIANFKIPTINNEPNQHYSKGSVDRQKLQDAIAALKKRGAIQVPLAIGGEHINNSSILTQHDPSSHADVVAKYSNASTADVKTAINAALEAKAEWEALPFADRASIFLKAADLVSSKYRYEIMAATMVGQGKNAWQAEIDSAAELCDFLRFNVKYAEDTYGHQPTHNSPGVWNRVEYRPLEGFVYAVSPFNFTAIGGNLPAAPALMGNVVVWKPSPSAIASNWLLYQILIEAGLPPNVIQWVPGDAVEVTKEVLSHRQFAALHYTGSTAVFRQLYGTIANGVADGKYQSYPRIVGETGGKNFHLVHPNVDVKNAAIQTVRGAFEYQGQKCSACSRLYVPKSVWPEFQKTLVAETEALKIGEPSQFENFIGPVIHEASFKKLSGVIDEAKNDSELELVVGGKYDSSKGYYIHPTIYKTSNPNHPLLSRELFGPVLVAYVYDDAAPDAFEKIIKQIDDTSEYALTGAVFAKERKDLNFAENKLRNAAGNFYLNCKCTGAVVGQQPFGGSRASGTNDKAGSATLLSRFVNMRAIKEEFVATEKVAYPSNEV